In Citrus sinensis cultivar Valencia sweet orange chromosome 4, DVS_A1.0, whole genome shotgun sequence, one DNA window encodes the following:
- the LOC102628451 gene encoding probable methyltransferase PMT5 isoform X2: MRSPWCNKLSVILGRGPPLSWLLLCFLSIVALIAVLGSSTSNTLDFVTSSSKPNIYSSYRRLKEQAAVDYLELRTLSLGTTRPKELDLCGKERENFVPCYNVSANLLAGFKEGEEFDRHCGMSGLGDRCLVRPPKDYKIPLRWPAGRDVIWSANVKITKDQFLSSGSMTKRLMLLEENQIAFHSEDGLVFDGVKDYSRQIAEMIGLGTDSEFLQAGVQSVLDVGCGFGSFGAHLVSLKLMAVCVAVYEATGSQVQLALERGLPAMIGNFISRQLPYPSLSFDMVHCAQCGIIWDQKEGIFLIEADRLLKPGGYFVLTSPESKPRGSSSSRKNKSLLKVMEEFTEKICWSLIAQQDETFIWQKTVDAHCYTSRKHGLPLCKEEHDAVPYYHPLVSCISATNSKRWISIQNRSSGSQLSSAELEVHGKYCFKIIFSQ; the protein is encoded by the exons ATGAGAAGCCCCTGGTGCAATAAACTGTCTGTTATTCTTGGCCGCGGACCCCCACTCAGCTGGTTGTTATTATGCTTTTTAAGCATTGTTGCGCTAATTGCTGTATTAGGATCATCAACCTCTAATACCTTAGACTTTGTAACTTCATCCTCGAAACCCAATATTTATTCAAGCTATAGGAGGCTAAAGGAGCAAGCTGCGGTTGATTATTTGGAGCTTAGAACTCTTTCATTGGGAACAACTAGGCCAAAGGAGCTTGATCTTTGTggcaaagaaagagaaaacttTGTGCCTTGTTACAATGTGTCAGCAAATTTGTTGGCTGGGTTTAAAGAGGGAGAGGAGTTTGATCGGCATTGTGGAATGTCAGGACTAGGAGACCGGTGTTTGGTTCGGCCCCCAAAGGATTATAAGATCCCCTTGAGGTGGCCAGCTGGTAGAGATGTGATATGGAGTGCAAATGTGAAGATAACAAAAGaccaatttctttcttctggAAGCATGACAAAGAG GTTGATGTTACTGGAAGAGAATCAAATTGCATTTCATTCTGAAGATGGATTGGTATTTGACGGTGTCAAAGATTATTCTCGCCAGATTGCTGAGATGATAGGGCTAGGAACTGACTCTGAATTTCTTCAAGCCGGT GTTCAGTCTGTACTTGATGTTGGCTGTGGATTTGGAAGTTTTGGAGCTCATTTAGTATCATTGAAGCTGATGGCTGTTTGTGTTGCGGTGTATGAGGCAACTGGCAGCCAAGTTCAGTTGGCCCTTGAGAGAGGTCTTCCAGCTATGATTGGCAACTTCATCTCAAGACAACTTCCATATCCATCATTGTCGTTTGACATGGTTCATTGTGCTCAGTGTGGGATCATTTGGGATCAAAAAG AAGGCATATTTCTGATTGAAGCGGACCGGTTACTCAAGCCCGGAGGTTACTTTGTTTTAACCTCGCCTGAAAGCAAGCCGCGGGGAAGTTCATCAAGTAGGAAGAATAAAAGCTTGCTAAAGGTAATGGAAGAATTCACTGAAAAAATATGTTGGAGTTTAATTGCTCAGCAGGATGAGACTTTCATTTGGCAAAAGACTGTTGATGCTCATTGCTACACATCTCG CAAGCATGGTTTACCACTTTGCAAAGAAGAACATGATGCTGTACCATACTATCATCCCCTTGTTTCATGTATAAGTGCAACAAACAGCAAGCGCTGGATTTCCATCCAGAATAGGTCCTCTGGTTCCCAACTGAGCTCAGCTGAGCTTGAAGTTCACGGAAAGTATTGTTTCAAGATTATCTTCTCCCAAT GA
- the LOC112498987 gene encoding protein KTI12 homolog — protein MALVVICGQPSSGKSLAATCLAEALKESEAKETVRIIDEASFHLDRNQSYASMPAEKNLRGVLRSEVDRSVSKDNIIIVDSLNSIKGYRYELWCLARAAGIRYCVLYCDLEEDHCRKWNKERHEKGEAAYDDKIFEDLVRRFEKPDRRNRWDSPLFELCPYKDAIENSSAAILDAVAYLTKKVDSKSRDVKILQPTIATQNTRFSEANSLYELDRATQEVINAVVEAQSKALGGPMNGISLGQGLPNISISRSVGLPELRRLRRTFIKLTGQTSLSGPPPPSDADSAKRMFVDYLNRELETTV, from the coding sequence ATGGCATTGGTTGTAATCTGTGGGCAACCGAGCAGTGGAAAGTCACTGGCAGCAACATGTCTAGCTGAAGCTCTAAAAGAATCAGAGGCAAAAGAGACTGTCAGGATTATTGATGAAGCTTCTTTTCATCTTGATCGCAATCAGAGCTATGCCAGTATGCCTGCAGAGAAGAATTTGCGTGGAGTTCTCAGGTCTGAAGTTGATAGATCTGTGtccaaagataatattataatagtaGATTCTTTGAACAGTATCAAGGGCTACAGATATGAGTTATGGTGCTTGGCTCGTGCTGCAGGGATTAGATACTGTGTTCTGTATTGCGACTTGGAAGAAGATCATTGTAGAAAATGGAATAAAGAGCGCCATGAGAAAGGAGAAGCCGCTTATGATGATAAGATATTTGAAGATTTGGTAAGAAGGTTCGAGAAGCCAGATAGAAGAAATCGGTGGGATTCCCCTTTGTTTGAACTGTGCCCATATAAAGATGCAATAGAAAATTCTTCCGCCGCCATTTTGGACGCCGTTGCTTATCTAACCAAAAAGGTGGATTCAAAATCACGGGATGTTAAGATCTTACAGCCAACAATTGCAACACAAAATACACGATTCTCTGAGGCAAATTCATTGTATGAATTAGACAGAGCAACTCAAGAGGTGATTAATGCCGTTGTCGAAGCGCAATCCAAGGCTCTTGGAGGGCCCATGAATGGGATATCTCTTGGGCAGGGTTTACCAAATATCAGTATTTCAAGGTCAGTTGGGCTGCCAGAGCTACGAAGGCTGCGAAGAACATTCATCAAATTGACAGGGCAAACAAGTTTGAGTGGACCACCACCTCCCTCAGATGCTGACAGTGCAAAGCGGATGTTTGTTGACTACTTGAATAGGGAACTAGAAACAACTGTTTGA